In one window of Acidobacteriota bacterium DNA:
- a CDS encoding UDP-3-O-acyl-N-acetylglucosamine deacetylase yields MSRQNTIARPVTIEGIGLHTGVPVHVRLLPAPSATGIVFRRVDLDGFTIKATAKNVARVSYATSLMRKGVLISTTEHLLSALAAFPVDNAIIEIDNLEVPIVDGSALPFLKLIREAGLKQQRATKSWAKIVKSIEIVDGQKRIAIHPAEQLEITYRISFQHPLIGEQERTFTMGQTAYEQGIAPARTFGFFDEVEMLRRSGLVRGGSLENAIVLTKTGVMNPEGLRFPDEFCRHKILDVIGDLAMFGRPLLGHIVADRAGHAMHIALVNRLLRDKSAWKLVRAPHAVHAKISSESPAIAASPAS; encoded by the coding sequence TTGAGTCGACAGAACACGATCGCACGGCCCGTAACAATTGAAGGGATCGGTTTGCACACTGGGGTGCCTGTTCATGTCCGACTATTGCCTGCCCCGAGCGCCACGGGCATTGTTTTCAGGCGGGTTGACCTGGACGGGTTCACCATCAAGGCAACGGCCAAGAATGTGGCGCGGGTGAGCTACGCCACCAGCCTGATGCGAAAAGGCGTGCTCATCTCCACCACCGAACACCTGCTTTCCGCGCTCGCAGCATTCCCGGTTGACAACGCCATCATCGAAATTGACAATCTTGAAGTTCCCATTGTGGATGGCAGCGCACTTCCCTTCCTCAAGCTCATCCGGGAAGCGGGCCTCAAACAGCAGCGTGCCACGAAAAGCTGGGCCAAGATCGTTAAGTCCATAGAGATCGTGGACGGGCAGAAGCGCATCGCAATTCATCCTGCTGAACAGCTCGAAATCACTTACCGGATCTCTTTTCAGCACCCTTTGATTGGCGAACAGGAGCGCACTTTCACCATGGGCCAGACTGCCTATGAGCAAGGCATTGCCCCCGCCAGAACTTTTGGGTTTTTCGATGAGGTCGAGATGCTTCGCAGGAGCGGCCTGGTGCGTGGAGGCTCGCTCGAAAATGCCATCGTCCTCACCAAAACCGGCGTGATGAATCCGGAGGGTTTGCGCTTCCCTGACGAGTTCTGCCGACACAAGATTCTGGATGTTATTGGTGACCTGGCTATGTTCGGCCGTCCGCTGCTTGGACATATCGTTGCCGACCGTGCTGGCCACGCCATGCACATTGCCCTGGTCAATCGCCTGCTGCGCGACAAGAGCGCCTGGAAGCTGGTGCGGGCGCCACATGCCGTCCACGCAAAGATCTCTTCAGAATCCCCTGCCATTGCCGCCAGCCCCGCATCCTGA
- a CDS encoding Glu/Leu/Phe/Val dehydrogenase — protein sequence MATTDTDKEFSVFDSMAARFDVAAHKLGLDEGILKYLRTPNREIIVHIPITMDDGRLEVFDGFRVQHSIARGPCKGGLRYGPAVTLDEIRGLAAEMTWKCAVVNIPFGGAKGGIICDPERLSMGELERITRRYTAEILDYIGPERDVPAPDMNTNEQTMAWIMDTYSMHVRHTVTASVTGKPFGLGGSRGRPAATGRGCMIVTDQALKRFGKLREKTRVIVQGFGNVGSQASRLMHEAGYKIIGVADIHGGVLNANGLDIPQLYEYSKENRTLEGFPESERIDSQELLEQDCDVLLPAATENVITNHNASRIRARILVEGANSPTTPPADDILFDRGVFVVPDILANAGGVTVSYFEWVQDRQGYFWPEGMVNERLKHIQVAAFNDVVLYGEKHNVNNRIAAYMLAIDRVATTLKLRGIYA from the coding sequence ATGGCCACTACAGATACTGATAAAGAATTCAGCGTTTTCGATTCAATGGCTGCGAGGTTCGACGTAGCAGCCCATAAGCTCGGCCTGGATGAAGGAATTTTAAAGTATCTTCGCACTCCTAACCGCGAGATCATTGTTCATATCCCCATTACGATGGATGATGGCAGGCTGGAAGTGTTTGATGGCTTCCGGGTCCAGCACAGCATCGCCCGAGGTCCGTGCAAAGGCGGCTTACGCTATGGGCCGGCCGTTACGCTTGACGAAATCCGGGGCCTTGCAGCCGAGATGACCTGGAAATGTGCAGTGGTCAACATTCCCTTTGGCGGCGCCAAGGGCGGCATCATCTGCGATCCGGAACGCCTCAGCATGGGCGAGCTTGAAAGAATTACCCGCCGCTACACGGCTGAAATCCTAGACTATATCGGACCCGAACGCGACGTCCCTGCTCCGGACATGAACACCAATGAGCAGACCATGGCCTGGATCATGGATACGTATTCCATGCACGTGCGCCATACCGTCACGGCCTCGGTAACCGGCAAGCCTTTCGGGCTGGGAGGGTCACGCGGCCGCCCTGCCGCAACCGGTCGAGGCTGCATGATTGTGACCGACCAGGCGCTCAAACGCTTCGGGAAGCTGCGCGAAAAGACACGCGTAATCGTCCAGGGGTTTGGAAATGTGGGATCACAGGCGTCACGGTTGATGCATGAAGCCGGCTACAAGATCATCGGTGTAGCAGACATTCACGGCGGCGTCCTCAACGCCAACGGACTTGACATTCCGCAACTGTACGAATACTCGAAGGAAAACAGGACGCTTGAAGGCTTCCCCGAATCCGAGCGCATCGACAGCCAGGAACTTCTCGAGCAGGATTGCGACGTTCTTCTTCCCGCAGCCACCGAAAACGTCATCACCAACCACAACGCCAGCCGCATCCGTGCACGCATATTAGTGGAGGGCGCCAACAGTCCCACCACGCCTCCAGCCGACGATATTCTCTTCGACCGCGGCGTGTTCGTGGTGCCCGACATTCTCGCCAACGCCGGTGGCGTAACCGTTTCCTACTTTGAATGGGTGCAGGACCGGCAGGGATACTTCTGGCCCGAAGGCATGGTAAACGAGAGGCTGAAGCACATCCAGGTTGCAGCGTTTAACGACGTGGTCCTTTACGGCGAAAAGCACAACGTCAACAACCGGATTGCAGCCTATATGCTGGCCATCGACCGCGTTGCCACTACGCTCAAGTTGCGCGGCATTTACGCCTGA
- a CDS encoding zinc ribbon domain-containing protein: MAIVIASAAAGARAHRMDTDLVPNASTMTARPASAIARFARPRSLCRRSIPVFNAPRSFRRAPYSDLGSCSICGNQVFDCTACLAIFPALSIARGTFLPDFAYRDLAKERTGGGKMFCNSCGASLVPGQNFCSKCGKQVVMEASPSPPVPPVQTQSVPSAAYQGRIEKHTRILGILWVAVSIIRLIPAFALWFGSGIAMHFIPFPFRAFVLPMAGLIGALLFATALAGFLAGWGLLNYRSWARTLALILGVIALIHIPFGTALGIYTLWVLLPAESEREYRRLAGMI, encoded by the coding sequence ATGGCCATAGTAATCGCAAGCGCCGCCGCCGGGGCCAGGGCCCACAGAATGGACACTGACCTTGTGCCTAACGCCAGCACGATGACGGCGAGGCCAGCCAGTGCAATCGCCAGATTCGCCCGGCCAAGAAGTTTGTGCCGCCGGTCGATACCAGTTTTCAATGCGCCGAGATCGTTCAGGCGTGCACCGTATTCAGACTTGGGATCTTGCAGCATTTGTGGGAACCAAGTGTTTGATTGTACCGCATGCCTGGCCATCTTCCCGGCGCTATCCATTGCACGGGGAACTTTTTTGCCCGATTTTGCGTATCGAGATTTAGCAAAGGAAAGGACAGGTGGCGGGAAAATGTTTTGCAATAGCTGCGGCGCAAGCCTGGTTCCGGGGCAGAATTTTTGCAGCAAATGCGGCAAACAAGTCGTTATGGAGGCCAGTCCTTCTCCGCCCGTGCCTCCGGTTCAAACGCAGAGCGTACCTTCAGCAGCTTATCAAGGCCGGATAGAAAAGCACACGAGGATTCTGGGCATCCTCTGGGTGGCAGTTTCCATCATCCGGCTGATTCCAGCCTTTGCCCTGTGGTTTGGCAGCGGCATCGCGATGCATTTTATTCCGTTCCCATTCCGCGCATTTGTCTTGCCCATGGCGGGCTTGATCGGGGCCCTTCTGTTCGCAACCGCTCTGGCAGGTTTCCTGGCAGGATGGGGGCTATTGAATTACCGTTCGTGGGCCCGGACGCTGGCCCTGATTCTGGGAGTCATCGCGCTGATCCATATTCCGTTCGGAACGGCTCTTGGAATTTATACGCTTTGGGTACTCCTGCCTGCCGAATCTGAAAGGGAATACCGTCGGCTGGCGGGCATGATCTGA
- a CDS encoding DNA mismatch repair protein MutS, whose translation MDSAGKMARHAVQSNTWFPQMLQDPKSEYGARLNDLGALKTGIDRRHKLLGRANLAIALAGLAVIVLALGTRSVSILWALAPAAALAITMAIHARTLRASQRYMRAIAFYERALARLDNRWQGAGETGERFLDPAHPYSRDLDLFGRGSMFELLSTARTAAGEEALARWLLAPAPVDEIHARHAAVVDLRERLRLREDLAVLGEDVRSKVHPDVLAAWAEADRVLKPGLARLAALVLAAAWLASLVAWFGWGWWQLALASSALNLFFNSRFSERVQKIVPDLGILLDPGVQRPPSTEDVTKDLAVLARVLERLEREQFSAPKLVKLQSALQVEGLCPSRVIARLGHLVEYMESRRNPVVGVINPFVFWSLQIAYSIEAWRAKFGPSIRSWLEVVGEMEALCALAGYTYEHPADTFPEFAEPEHGLFEAEGFAHPLLLETTAVRNDLALGGNLRLMIISGPNMAGKSTLIRAVGINAVLAQCGAPVRAKRLRMPPLAVAASICVLDSLQGGISRFYAEITRLKLITELTKGPLPVLFLLDELLSGTNSHDRRIGAEGLVRSLMDGGGIGLVTTHDLALAKMVDQLGPQAANFHFEDHLENGSLRFDYKLTPGIVQTSNALKLMRSIGLKV comes from the coding sequence ATGGATAGCGCCGGGAAGATGGCCAGGCATGCGGTACAATCAAACACTTGGTTCCCACAAATGCTGCAAGATCCCAAGTCTGAATACGGTGCACGCCTGAACGATCTCGGCGCATTGAAAACTGGTATCGACCGGCGGCACAAACTTCTTGGCCGGGCGAATCTGGCGATTGCACTGGCTGGCCTCGCCGTCATCGTGCTGGCGTTAGGCACAAGGTCAGTGTCCATTCTGTGGGCCCTGGCCCCGGCGGCGGCGCTTGCGATTACTATGGCCATTCACGCCCGTACGCTTCGAGCATCGCAGCGATACATGCGTGCCATCGCCTTTTACGAGCGGGCCCTGGCCCGCCTCGACAATCGCTGGCAGGGCGCGGGAGAAACCGGCGAGCGTTTTCTTGATCCTGCGCACCCGTATTCGCGGGACCTCGACCTGTTTGGCAGGGGATCGATGTTCGAGCTTCTTTCGACGGCCCGCACTGCCGCAGGTGAAGAAGCCCTGGCCCGCTGGCTGCTGGCTCCTGCGCCCGTTGATGAAATCCATGCGCGCCATGCCGCCGTTGTCGATCTGCGAGAAAGGCTGAGGCTTCGTGAAGACCTTGCAGTTCTCGGAGAAGACGTCCGCTCTAAAGTGCATCCTGATGTTCTGGCCGCCTGGGCTGAAGCCGATCGTGTTCTGAAGCCTGGATTGGCTCGCCTGGCGGCCCTGGTGCTTGCGGCTGCATGGTTGGCCAGCCTCGTAGCCTGGTTTGGCTGGGGCTGGTGGCAGCTTGCGCTGGCGTCAAGCGCTCTCAATCTTTTCTTCAATTCCCGGTTCAGTGAACGTGTCCAGAAAATCGTTCCTGACCTGGGAATCCTTCTCGACCCCGGGGTGCAAAGGCCGCCATCCACGGAAGATGTAACAAAAGACCTGGCTGTGCTCGCTCGCGTTCTGGAGCGCCTTGAACGCGAACAATTCTCAGCTCCAAAACTCGTCAAGCTGCAATCGGCCTTGCAAGTTGAAGGCTTGTGCCCGTCACGAGTCATCGCCCGGCTGGGCCACCTAGTCGAGTACATGGAATCGCGGAGAAACCCTGTGGTGGGGGTCATTAATCCCTTCGTTTTCTGGAGCCTGCAGATTGCTTATTCCATCGAAGCCTGGCGGGCAAAATTCGGGCCGTCCATCCGGAGCTGGCTCGAGGTGGTTGGTGAAATGGAAGCTCTTTGCGCGCTCGCCGGCTACACCTATGAACACCCGGCCGATACTTTCCCGGAGTTTGCAGAACCCGAGCATGGGCTGTTCGAGGCCGAAGGCTTCGCCCATCCCCTGCTGCTCGAAACAACGGCCGTACGGAATGACCTCGCCCTCGGCGGCAACCTGCGCCTGATGATCATCAGCGGCCCCAACATGGCCGGAAAGAGCACCTTGATCCGCGCCGTGGGCATCAATGCCGTGCTGGCCCAGTGCGGCGCTCCCGTGCGGGCTAAACGCCTGCGCATGCCTCCCCTGGCAGTGGCTGCTTCCATCTGCGTTCTCGATTCGTTACAGGGCGGCATTTCACGTTTCTACGCGGAAATCACGCGCCTGAAGCTGATCACTGAGCTGACGAAAGGCCCCCTACCAGTTCTCTTCCTGCTCGACGAGCTGCTGAGCGGCACCAATTCTCACGACCGCCGGATCGGCGCTGAGGGTCTGGTGCGGAGCCTGATGGATGGCGGCGGCATAGGCCTGGTGACCACGCACGATCTGGCGTTGGCAAAGATGGTTGATCAATTGGGGCCGCAGGCCGCCAACTTCCACTTTGAAGATCACCTGGAAAATGGGAGCCTCCGTTTTGATTACAAGCTGACACCGGGAATCGTCCAGACCAGCAATGCGCTCAAGCTGATGCGCTCTATTGGCCTTAAAGTTTAG
- a CDS encoding c-type cytochrome, whose protein sequence is MTRRSAPGGLGIVMLFSCIFGLLAGTSLGSRQKAPDAPVTLSVFRRAPASAFRLQNPYAGRPEAALAGRKLFLRHCAQCHGENAEGRGNAPPLRSELILETPDGVLFWFLKNGNLRAGMPSWSGLPPEQRWQIVSFLKTLR, encoded by the coding sequence ATGACGAGGAGATCAGCGCCAGGCGGGTTGGGGATTGTGATGCTGTTTTCCTGCATATTCGGCCTGCTTGCGGGGACCAGTCTGGGGAGCAGGCAAAAAGCGCCGGACGCCCCGGTAACGCTTTCTGTATTTCGCCGTGCGCCCGCATCCGCGTTCAGGCTGCAAAATCCTTATGCTGGCCGGCCGGAGGCGGCGCTGGCTGGCAGGAAGCTCTTCCTCCGGCACTGTGCCCAATGCCACGGCGAAAACGCCGAAGGTCGCGGGAACGCGCCACCCCTGAGGTCCGAGCTCATTCTTGAGACGCCCGATGGAGTGCTGTTCTGGTTCCTGAAAAATGGCAATCTACGGGCGGGCATGCCATCGTGGTCGGGTCTGCCGCCCGAGCAGCGCTGGCAGATTGTCAGCTTCCTGAAGACCCTGCGATGA
- the ruvC gene encoding crossover junction endodeoxyribonuclease RuvC: MGIDPGLNITGYGIIQRCRQGTTLVEAGLIQLPRADGNNLPLRLETLFKGIQEVVEEFCPEVVCLEEVYSHADYPQTAVLMGHARGVICLAARLARVPVFPMPAKRIKQSVTGNGNASKLQVQRAVQQHFSLGAPPRPPDVADALAVALCYMNTLRAPTNGLRLKDGRLR, from the coding sequence ATGGGCATCGACCCGGGCCTTAACATCACCGGCTACGGCATCATTCAGCGATGCCGCCAGGGGACAACACTTGTGGAAGCGGGTTTAATCCAACTGCCGCGCGCCGATGGCAACAACCTGCCCTTGCGCCTGGAAACCCTCTTCAAGGGCATCCAGGAAGTCGTTGAGGAGTTCTGCCCGGAAGTTGTTTGCCTGGAAGAAGTCTACAGCCACGCCGATTATCCGCAGACCGCCGTGCTGATGGGGCACGCGCGCGGAGTCATATGCCTGGCGGCGCGGCTGGCCCGCGTTCCTGTATTTCCCATGCCGGCCAAGCGGATCAAACAATCCGTCACCGGCAATGGAAACGCCTCAAAGCTCCAGGTGCAGCGGGCTGTCCAGCAGCATTTCTCACTGGGCGCGCCGCCGAGGCCCCCAGATGTGGCTGATGCGCTTGCCGTGGCGTTATGCTATATGAATACGCTTCGCGCTCCGACTAACGGGCTCCGGCTTAAGGACGGAAGGCTGCGCTAA
- the ruvB gene encoding Holliday junction branch migration DNA helicase RuvB, which produces MSRVRLVSPDLISQDEETFNQTLRPPSLEQYVGQRKIVEKLSIALQAARQRSEPAEHTLLFGPPGLGKTTLAHIMANSMGAKIVTTSGPALERTGDLMGILTNLGEGDILFIDEIHRLPANIEEFLYPAMEDFKVDFVVDKGMFAKTINVPLKRFTLVGATTRAGSLSAPLRNRFGLFFHLEFYPVDDLKKIILRSAQILEVPIDDAGATEVAQRSRGTPRIANRLLRRVRDYSDVKSDGKISAEVSRQALLLEGVDEQGLDELDRNFLSTIIRLYKGGPVGVEAMAATLNEEVDTLVDMVEPYLLQLGFVSRTRSGRMANELAYRHLKMPMPGRSPGLFGA; this is translated from the coding sequence ATGTCCAGAGTTCGATTAGTATCACCTGACCTGATCTCACAGGACGAAGAAACTTTCAATCAGACCCTGCGCCCACCCTCGCTTGAACAGTACGTGGGGCAGCGCAAGATCGTTGAAAAGCTCTCCATCGCCCTGCAGGCCGCCCGGCAGCGGTCGGAGCCTGCAGAGCACACGCTCCTGTTCGGTCCGCCGGGCCTGGGCAAAACCACCCTGGCGCACATCATGGCCAACTCGATGGGCGCCAAGATTGTCACGACTTCAGGTCCCGCGCTTGAGCGCACCGGCGACCTGATGGGCATCCTCACCAACCTGGGCGAAGGCGACATCCTGTTTATCGATGAAATCCACCGCCTGCCGGCAAACATTGAAGAGTTCCTATACCCCGCGATGGAGGACTTCAAAGTTGACTTCGTTGTCGATAAGGGAATGTTCGCGAAGACGATCAACGTTCCGCTCAAGCGGTTCACCCTGGTAGGAGCAACCACGAGGGCAGGAAGCCTCTCCGCGCCTTTGCGGAACCGTTTCGGCCTCTTTTTCCACCTCGAGTTCTACCCCGTCGACGACCTCAAGAAAATTATTCTGCGCTCGGCACAGATCCTGGAAGTTCCGATTGATGATGCAGGGGCCACAGAGGTTGCGCAGCGGTCGCGGGGCACGCCGCGCATCGCCAACCGTCTGCTGCGGCGCGTTCGGGACTACTCTGACGTGAAATCAGACGGAAAGATTTCGGCGGAGGTGTCCCGCCAGGCTCTGTTACTGGAAGGCGTGGATGAACAGGGCCTGGATGAACTCGACAGAAACTTTCTTTCCACCATCATCCGGCTTTACAAAGGAGGGCCGGTGGGCGTGGAGGCGATGGCTGCGACATTGAATGAAGAGGTGGACACTCTGGTTGATATGGTTGAGCCCTACCTGCTCCAACTGGGTTTTGTCAGCCGGACCCGGAGTGGGCGCATGGCCAACGAGCTCGCTTATCGGCACCTGAAGATGCCGATGCCGGGAAGATCGCCAGGGCTATTCGGAGCTTAA
- the folK gene encoding 2-amino-4-hydroxy-6-hydroxymethyldihydropteridine diphosphokinase — protein sequence MKRVFLSLGSNLGDRSGNIERALDALGASGFEVRRVSSFYRTEPVEFRQQPWFVNCVAEVGTELLPLQLLKAIQKVERGLGRRPTFSKGPRKIDIDILLYENVVVRSAALNIPHEGMSGRRFVLVPLRELEPGLRHPVSDRTVGEMLNETADASQVIRIDPQRPASIERGIARG from the coding sequence ATGAAACGAGTGTTTCTCTCTCTGGGGTCCAATCTCGGCGACCGCTCTGGAAACATCGAAAGGGCCCTCGATGCGCTTGGCGCATCTGGCTTTGAGGTCCGGCGTGTTTCCTCGTTCTACCGCACGGAGCCGGTGGAGTTCCGGCAGCAACCCTGGTTTGTAAATTGCGTGGCGGAAGTCGGAACAGAGCTCCTTCCGCTGCAACTGCTGAAGGCCATCCAGAAGGTGGAGCGCGGCCTTGGGCGTCGCCCGACCTTCAGCAAGGGGCCGCGCAAGATTGACATCGACATTCTGCTCTATGAAAATGTTGTGGTTCGTTCCGCGGCCCTGAACATCCCGCATGAGGGAATGTCCGGGCGAAGGTTTGTTCTGGTGCCGTTGAGGGAGCTCGAACCTGGTCTCCGGCATCCCGTGAGCGATCGAACGGTGGGGGAAATGCTGAATGAAACGGCGGACGCCAGCCAGGTGATCCGTATCGATCCGCAACGGCCCGCCAGCATTGAGCGAGGAATTGCACGTGGTTAA
- a CDS encoding deoxynucleoside kinase, with protein sequence MVKSPVYERPRFIAVEGPVRVGKTTLADILADRLKADRLRDVDDNPFLEAFYREKPGAAFTSQMYFLIERFRQLRALDISASANRVIVSDYIFEKDKIFAYLNLSDAELRLYEQYYQNFAEQVPIPDLVIYLQAKPEMLKKRIGKKKVPFESRISEEYLEAVVNAYEHYFFRYRSSNLLVIETSEIDFVDRNEDLNQLLHRLTQPVRGTQYFLPLGSASAD encoded by the coding sequence GTGGTTAAATCGCCAGTCTACGAAAGGCCGCGCTTTATCGCCGTTGAAGGCCCGGTCCGTGTCGGGAAAACCACCCTGGCGGACATCCTTGCCGACAGGCTGAAGGCCGACCGCCTGCGCGACGTGGACGACAACCCCTTTCTTGAGGCCTTTTATAGAGAGAAGCCAGGAGCGGCCTTCACCAGCCAGATGTATTTTCTAATTGAAAGGTTCAGGCAGCTCCGCGCGCTTGACATTTCAGCTTCCGCTAATCGCGTTATTGTAAGCGATTACATTTTTGAGAAGGACAAAATTTTTGCCTATCTCAACCTGAGCGACGCCGAACTGCGGCTTTACGAACAGTATTATCAGAACTTTGCCGAACAGGTGCCCATTCCCGATCTGGTGATATACTTACAAGCGAAACCGGAGATGCTCAAGAAGCGGATTGGGAAGAAAAAGGTCCCCTTTGAGAGCCGCATCTCAGAAGAGTATCTCGAGGCAGTTGTAAACGCCTATGAGCACTACTTTTTCCGCTATCGATCGAGCAACCTCCTGGTGATTGAAACGTCCGAGATCGACTTTGTCGACCGGAACGAAGATTTGAATCAACTGCTCCATCGGCTGACCCAGCCGGTTCGGGGCACGCAGTATTTTTTGCCGCTTGGATCCGCTTCCGCGGACTGA
- the panB gene encoding 3-methyl-2-oxobutanoate hydroxymethyltransferase, translating to MDLKPQAVSKITVPVILERKLRGEKITCLTAYDYPTARLVDEAGIDVLLVGDTLAQVVLGYDSTVPVTSGEMLHHLRAVRRGVHRALLVADLPYGSYHLGERDALRTSLRFIKHGGAEAIKIEGGRKRASLIRRMVNAEIPVVGHIGLTPQSIHRLGGYGVQGRTLESANEVFSDAQALEDAGVFALVLEAVPRELAAMVTRRLRIPTIGIGAGPDCDGQVLVFHDLAGLTFGPPAKFVRPYADLRQTLHDAISRFKEDVVEGRYPGDSESYHCPAAILQQFVKEFFAPPRA from the coding sequence ATGGACCTTAAACCACAGGCCGTGAGCAAAATTACAGTCCCCGTCATTCTCGAAAGAAAACTGCGCGGAGAGAAAATTACCTGCCTCACCGCATATGACTATCCCACTGCTCGACTGGTGGACGAGGCAGGGATTGACGTTCTTCTGGTTGGCGACACGCTGGCCCAGGTGGTCCTGGGCTACGACTCGACCGTGCCTGTAACAAGTGGCGAGATGCTCCATCACCTGCGCGCCGTGCGCAGGGGCGTCCACCGGGCGCTTCTTGTTGCGGACCTGCCTTACGGCTCCTATCACCTGGGAGAAAGGGACGCCTTGCGGACGAGTCTGCGCTTCATCAAGCACGGTGGCGCCGAAGCCATCAAAATTGAAGGCGGAAGGAAACGCGCCAGCCTGATCCGCCGCATGGTGAATGCGGAAATTCCTGTCGTGGGCCACATCGGCCTGACGCCCCAGTCGATCCACCGCCTGGGCGGGTATGGCGTTCAGGGCCGCACTCTGGAATCGGCCAATGAGGTTTTCTCGGATGCACAGGCGCTGGAAGATGCCGGCGTTTTTGCTCTGGTGCTGGAGGCGGTTCCACGTGAACTGGCGGCAATGGTGACACGCAGGCTTCGCATCCCGACCATCGGCATTGGCGCAGGTCCCGATTGCGACGGCCAGGTGCTGGTGTTCCACGACCTTGCCGGACTCACTTTCGGACCACCGGCAAAGTTTGTACGGCCTTACGCGGACCTTCGCCAGACGCTGCACGATGCCATCTCGAGGTTTAAGGAAGATGTGGTGGAAGGCCGATACCCCGGCGATAGTGAGTCTTATCACTGTCCAGCGGCTATCCTGCAGCAGTTTGTCAAAGAGTTTTTTGCGCCACCGCGCGCCTGA
- a CDS encoding pantoate--beta-alanine ligase — protein sequence MRLLMRLITSVNEMKALTRENRSRGRSVGLVPTMGALHKGHVSLVRQAKQQCDVVVVSVFVNPMQFGPEEDYERYPRNLEEDFQLLSSYNIDTAFAPSLEEMYPEGFQTFVEPGPLAKVFEGASRPGHFRGVSTVVVKLFNIVQPDMAYFGQKDFQQAIVIRRLVEDLNLNVRLVLCPIVRDEDGLAISSRNVYLKPAQRKSALALSRSLWRAEELIHSGEPDASKILEEMRHVLQRDVRLKIDYLAIVNPVSFEPASRVSAGAIALVAAYVDRVRLIDNTILGPVGASQEDRLQMALSAPAVTTPEARAPGIDAEAVIHKIEGCRDCAAISTILLPPREFMASYIKRDYPDLSTVRTAVIGRHSTARADNSFYRNGGRPNRFVTALYDLLGISDFAEFKKRFILTDIIHCHASGPRIPDKAMRNCSRHLRNELSLFPNLQSLVVLGEDAYWGVQRFLLERDPGEIQSFSNFIEPNGWVEEEARISALDNRTVKIFYCHHPSLGYQRSPSLASALV from the coding sequence ATGAGACTGCTTATGCGCCTGATCACCTCCGTCAACGAAATGAAGGCCCTCACGAGAGAGAATCGTTCCCGTGGCAGGTCCGTAGGGCTTGTTCCCACCATGGGCGCCCTGCACAAAGGCCACGTGAGCCTGGTTCGCCAGGCGAAGCAGCAGTGCGATGTGGTGGTGGTTTCCGTCTTTGTGAACCCGATGCAGTTTGGACCAGAGGAGGACTACGAACGGTATCCGCGCAATCTGGAAGAAGATTTTCAGCTACTTAGTTCTTATAACATTGATACGGCATTTGCTCCTTCTTTGGAAGAAATGTATCCGGAGGGATTTCAGACGTTTGTGGAACCCGGGCCTTTGGCAAAAGTCTTCGAAGGGGCTTCGCGCCCGGGGCATTTTCGAGGTGTCTCAACAGTGGTAGTGAAGCTATTCAATATCGTGCAGCCGGATATGGCATATTTCGGCCAGAAAGATTTCCAGCAGGCAATCGTAATCCGCCGCCTCGTGGAGGACCTGAATCTGAACGTGCGGCTCGTCCTTTGCCCCATAGTGAGAGATGAGGATGGGCTGGCCATAAGCTCTCGCAATGTTTATTTGAAACCAGCTCAGCGAAAATCAGCCCTTGCGCTTTCCAGAAGTCTCTGGAGGGCTGAAGAGTTGATTCATTCAGGCGAGCCAGACGCAAGCAAAATTTTGGAGGAAATGCGCCACGTATTGCAAAGGGATGTCCGGCTGAAGATCGATTACCTCGCGATTGTTAATCCTGTATCTTTTGAGCCCGCTTCCCGCGTTTCCGCAGGCGCAATTGCCCTGGTTGCAGCCTATGTAGACCGGGTCAGACTGATCGATAATACAATCCTTGGCCCTGTCGGCGCGTCTCAGGAAGACCGCTTGCAGATGGCCCTCTCCGCCCCGGCTGTTACCACGCCGGAGGCTAGAGCTCCTGGAATTGATGCAGAAGCCGTTATTCACAAAATTGAGGGTTGCCGGGACTGTGCGGCTATTTCAACCATCCTTCTTCCGCCGCGCGAATTCATGGCCAGCTACATCAAGCGTGACTATCCCGATCTCAGCACGGTCCGGACTGCTGTGATTGGGCGCCACAGCACCGCCAGGGCTGACAATTCTTTCTACCGGAACGGCGGACGGCCCAACCGCTTTGTAACTGCTCTCTACGACCTGCTCGGAATATCCGATTTTGCGGAATTCAAGAAGCGGTTTATTCTAACCGACATTATCCACTGCCACGCCTCAGGCCCGCGGATTCCCGACAAGGCAATGCGGAACTGCTCGCGCCACCTGCGCAATGAGCTTTCCCTTTTTCCGAACCTGCAATCTCTGGTGGTATTGGGCGAAGATGCCTATTGGGGAGTGCAACGGTTTCTTCTGGAGCGCGACCCAGGGGAAATTCAGTCTTTCTCCAATTTTATCGAACCAAACGGATGGGTGGAAGAGGAGGCCAGGATTTCAGCCCTGGACAACCGCACCGTCAAAATATTCTATTGCCACCATCCATCGCTAGGCTACCAGAGGAGCCCCTCTCTGGCTTCCGCGCTGGTCTGA